AACCTGAGCAGTACTGGTTGTAGAGCGCCTGACCGTCGAGGGCCGGAGTCGGAGTCGGAACCGGTACTGGGGTCGGAGTCGGAGTCGGAACCGGTACTGGGGTCGGAGTCGGAGTCGGAACCGGTACTGGGGTCGGAGTCGGAGTCGGAACCGGTACTGGGGTCGGAGT
Above is a genomic segment from Geopsychrobacter electrodiphilus DSM 16401 containing:
- a CDS encoding c-type cytochrome, which encodes TPTPVPVPTPTPTPVPVPTPTPTPVPVPTPTPTPVPVPTPTPALDGQALYNQYCSGCHGTSKRGSSVSLINSGIKNVGSMRSLGSLSAAQIDAISKY